AAGTTAAAAAAAGCAGGATGTCTATTTCAATTAAATTTACTTGCAGTAGTAGGATATTATGGTAACGAAGTCACCAAAATTGCAGAACAACTACTAAAAAAAGGAATGTATGATTTTGTTGGAACTGATGTTCATCATAGCAATCATATTTCTTATTTCAATCAAAAAGTAAAAATTGACGTTTCTACTCTAAAGGAAGTCGTCGCTAATAACCAATTTTTCAAATTCCAGCTCAGCTAATTTAAGTTTTCCCCATAAAAAAAGCGATTCAATTTGAATCGCTTTTTTACATTAATTTCTATTTAGATAGCAGGCTTTTATACCAGGGCTTCTTTTTGACGCTAAGATTATGGCCATAACCATAGCCATAACTTTTTCCTGAATCAGTATCGTTAAGAACAATACACATGTTAGGCAGTTTTTTTTCTTTATAAAAAGCATTAGCTATAGATAACATACTTTTTTCTAATACTCTGGCACGCATAACATATACAAAGGTATCTGCATTTTTTGCAATCAATACCGTATCTGCAACTAAACTAGCAGGAGCAGTATCTACAATAATATAATCATACTCCTTTTTTAGTTGTTCAAAAAGTTGATCCATTTTTTTCCCCATCAATAACTCAGCAGGATTTGGCGGAATAATTCCAGAAGGTAAAACAAAAAGATTTTCGTATCCTTTATACTTCACAATATAATCTTTTATATTGTTATCTGTTGAAGACAAGTAATTTGTTAACCCCAAACCGGGAACATCCATATATTCTCCAAATTTTGGACTTCTTATATCTGCTCCAATTAATAATACTCGTCTTCCTGATAAAGCAAAAGTTGCTGCAAGATTTACTGATATAAATGTTTTCCCTTCTGAAGCAAAAGTCGATGTAACAAAGATTGTCTTAGCAATTCCATCCGGAACTTTTGTGAGCATAAACTCTAAATTGGTTCTTACAATACGTATCGCTTCGTTAGAACTTGTTCTACCATCAGATTTAATCAACTCTGCTGTATTATCTGAAGTTGGCACATCACCAATAAACGGAATTTGTGTTTTTCCTTCTAAGTCTGATTTACTCTTGATTTTTGTATCTAATAAATCCTCTACATAAATAATTCCAAAAGGAACTATTAAACCAAGAATTAAACCTGCTAAATAAACGATTTTTTTCTTAGGACTTACCGGATCTCTATCTGCTTTCGCACTATCAATCACTCGGGCGTTTGGTTCTGTCGCAGCAAGTGAAATTGCCGTTTCTTCTCTTTTTTGAAGTAAGTATAAATACAATTCTTCTTTTACTTTTTGCTGTCTTGCAATACCTCTTAACTGACGTTCCTGCCCTGGAATTTTAACAATTTTGGTATTTAAAATTCCTTCCTGACTTTTAATGTTTCTATTTTGAATTTCTAAATTTGACTGCGTACGATTTAAACTAGATGCAACACTTAATTTCAAAGAATTAATTTGCTGATCTAATTTTATAACTGAAGGATTCTCTGTTGTCGCAGATTTTAAAATTCTATTTCTGTCTAAAACCAATTGATTATAGGAGCTTATCAATCCGTTAACATCACCTTTATCACTAATAATATTTGAAGGCAGTAAATCAGAATTAGAACTTTTTTTCATGAATTCTAATAGTGAAGAAACGACATTCAACTGTATTTCAGTATCTACTCCTTTTTTATCATATTCATTTGAACCTTCAATAAACAATTTTGCTTCAGATTCAACATCTGTCAGTTTATTTGATTTTTTAAAACTCTCAACATTTTGCTCAACTCCATCAAGCTCTTTTGTTATCAAAACAAGCCTGTTAGTTATAAAATTAGATGTGTTTTCAGATATGAATTTTTTGTCTTCTGCAGCATCGTTATTATAAATTTGAATCATATTGTCTAAAAACTCCTCTGCCTTTTTTGCAACGGGATCCGTAATTGAAATCCCAACAACACTGCTTGTTTTACTGACAGTTTCAACCTTTAGTTTCTTTCTAAAATCTTCAGTAATATCATCTAATGACTTTATTCTAATGAAAATAGTTTTTATATTTTCAGGTTTGTTTTTATCAAAAAAAAGCGTCTTGTCGATAATCAAAGTTCCAATCTTTGTATTTATTTTTTCTCCAAATCTGAATTCTTTTTTTCCTGACAGAATAAATTTATCTTCTCCCGTTGATTCACTTTCCAATACAAAAATTGTAGCAGATAAAGGTTGGCACTTTAACGAAATCTTTTCTTCGTCGAATAATTGTATTTTATTAAAAAAATGTACACTTATCGGAGGATC
Above is a genomic segment from uncultured Flavobacterium sp. containing:
- a CDS encoding polysaccharide biosynthesis tyrosine autokinase encodes the protein MKNNDFYDEFMDDEAQEVSLKQQFDKYAVHWRWFLLSVIIGLFASFLYLWYAKPNYEATTTILVKDEKKGGMLSELSAFADIGLGSNMKSNVDNEIEILKSRTLIEKTIKKLNLNVSLFEEENIVDRDLYTDPPISVHFFNKIQLFDEEKISLKCQPLSATIFVLESESTGEDKFILSGKKEFRFGEKINTKIGTLIIDKTLFFDKNKPENIKTIFIRIKSLDDITEDFRKKLKVETVSKTSSVVGISITDPVAKKAEEFLDNMIQIYNNDAAEDKKFISENTSNFITNRLVLITKELDGVEQNVESFKKSNKLTDVESEAKLFIEGSNEYDKKGVDTEIQLNVVSSLLEFMKKSSNSDLLPSNIISDKGDVNGLISSYNQLVLDRNRILKSATTENPSVIKLDQQINSLKLSVASSLNRTQSNLEIQNRNIKSQEGILNTKIVKIPGQERQLRGIARQQKVKEELYLYLLQKREETAISLAATEPNARVIDSAKADRDPVSPKKKIVYLAGLILGLIVPFGIIYVEDLLDTKIKSKSDLEGKTQIPFIGDVPTSDNTAELIKSDGRTSSNEAIRIVRTNLEFMLTKVPDGIAKTIFVTSTFASEGKTFISVNLAATFALSGRRVLLIGADIRSPKFGEYMDVPGLGLTNYLSSTDNNIKDYIVKYKGYENLFVLPSGIIPPNPAELLMGKKMDQLFEQLKKEYDYIIVDTAPASLVADTVLIAKNADTFVYVMRARVLEKSMLSIANAFYKEKKLPNMCIVLNDTDSGKSYGYGYGHNLSVKKKPWYKSLLSK